In the Saprospiraceae bacterium genome, one interval contains:
- a CDS encoding nucleotidyltransferase: MIYDQRKLAEFDGFLERLAKALDLTESQYRDAVERYEKLGAFLNEEGSSLAQYDPIISPQGSFALGTMIKPETDEEQYDVDLTCLLHLSKSRVTQPELKKMVGDRLKESPVYNRMLGDEKRRCWPLEYAENTRFHMDVVPAIPDLETALTLRNSSVPVELAQTAICITDKETWNKDPNWPRNNPKGYIAWFKSRMQTRWDEMRLRVLNVEMRGKVEDIPEYKIKTPLQRAIQVLKRHRDRRYKGDPELKPISIILTTLAAHAYENEGNIYETLMNLLDRMPMFIKYEDGQYRIENPVDPRDNFADKWNKNPRKAKAFYEWLETAKADLKYLLTLNGWDELTKRGGAIFGEMAMRRVMNQYGDEMRVIRESTGLRMEQSGVLGATGPAIVRPHQFSKGKAAITPVPMPSIVKVLTVQEQAKALRAFLPGATVQLLDPLSFFYDETLPQENMPSVFRALSERRPSRPISLVCDVNIQPTAMSRAYWIRIFYTAGFRPKVFVKYPVLKNVPGEILPHFNPDNSLCLYHSAKEWTPDMYLAETIVPWASEWLFHYEIWRGTGEWRGGGV, encoded by the coding sequence ATGATTTACGATCAACGCAAATTGGCGGAATTCGACGGATTCTTGGAACGCCTCGCAAAGGCACTCGACCTTACTGAATCGCAGTATCGGGATGCCGTAGAGCGATACGAGAAACTTGGCGCTTTCCTCAATGAAGAGGGTTCGTCCCTGGCACAGTATGATCCAATCATCTCGCCGCAAGGGTCATTCGCATTGGGGACGATGATAAAGCCGGAAACAGATGAGGAACAATACGATGTAGATTTAACTTGTCTGTTGCACCTCAGCAAAAGTCGTGTCACCCAGCCGGAACTGAAAAAAATGGTGGGCGACCGCCTTAAAGAGTCCCCGGTTTACAACCGGATGTTGGGAGACGAAAAGCGGCGATGCTGGCCTTTGGAGTATGCCGAAAACACACGGTTCCACATGGACGTGGTGCCTGCCATTCCCGACCTGGAAACAGCCCTTACCCTTCGCAATTCAAGTGTTCCGGTCGAACTTGCTCAAACAGCCATTTGCATCACTGACAAAGAAACCTGGAATAAAGACCCGAATTGGCCGCGAAACAACCCAAAGGGATACATCGCATGGTTTAAAAGCCGGATGCAGACGCGCTGGGATGAAATGCGGCTACGGGTTTTGAACGTAGAGATGCGCGGCAAGGTGGAAGACATCCCCGAATACAAGATTAAAACCCCGTTGCAGCGAGCGATCCAGGTCTTGAAACGCCATCGTGACCGCCGCTATAAAGGCGACCCGGAATTGAAGCCTATTTCCATCATTCTGACTACCCTGGCCGCGCATGCCTACGAAAATGAAGGCAATATTTATGAGACGTTGATGAATCTGCTGGACCGGATGCCAATGTTTATCAAGTATGAAGATGGCCAGTACCGGATTGAAAATCCGGTTGACCCTCGCGATAATTTTGCCGACAAATGGAATAAAAACCCTCGCAAAGCCAAAGCCTTTTACGAATGGCTGGAAACAGCCAAAGCGGATTTAAAATACCTGTTGACCCTGAACGGGTGGGATGAACTCACTAAACGGGGCGGCGCAATCTTTGGGGAAATGGCTATGCGGCGCGTGATGAACCAATATGGCGATGAAATGCGGGTCATTCGAGAAAGTACAGGTTTGAGAATGGAACAAAGCGGGGTATTGGGTGCAACTGGGCCAGCAATCGTTCGTCCGCACCAATTCTCAAAAGGCAAAGCGGCAATCACCCCAGTCCCGATGCCTTCAATCGTCAAAGTTTTAACAGTGCAAGAGCAGGCGAAGGCATTGCGGGCGTTCTTGCCAGGTGCAACGGTGCAGTTGCTTGATCCTCTTTCCTTTTTCTACGATGAAACCTTGCCGCAGGAAAATATGCCTTCTGTATTTCGGGCTCTTTCGGAGCGTCGCCCTTCCCGGCCAATTTCGCTTGTCTGCGATGTGAATATACAACCTACGGCTATGAGCCGGGCGTACTGGATCAGGATTTTCTATACCGCCGGATTCAGACCAAAGGTATTTGTGAAATATCCGGTTCTTAAAAACGTACCGGGCGAGATTTTACCGCATTTCAATCCGGACAATTCGCTCTGTCTGTATCATTCGGCAAAAGAGTGGACACCCGATATGTATTTGGCTGAAACAATCGTGCCGTGGGCTTCGGAATGGCTCTTCCATTACGAGATTTGGCGGGGTACAGGGGAATGGAGAGGTGGCGGCGTGTGA
- a CDS encoding HNH endonuclease encodes MSKTKIPKNVSTLLWVKAGGRCQYEGCNIPLWRDEVTKVAFNTSYIAHIIADEPGGPRGDPTLSLQLANHISNLMLLCDQHHRMIDKEDVSGHPIDRLIEMKRKHEERIEILTGIQPDKASHIVLFGANVGAHSPLLNYQTASAAMYPEWYPASDKPTLLSLVNSLEKDSSPNYWPMQLQHLQSQVNGTLRPLIRSNDVRHLSVFALAPQPLLIQLGVLLNDILPMTVYQKHREPDSWRWQEGDNITYSIRDIRRNPAKVALNFSLSATVANDRIEKVLGQDCTIYTFTHEHPNNDFLKTRQRLGSFRVQMRRLFDKIKAEHGHDTVLHVFPAIPVAAAVEFGRIWMPKADMRMTIYDENKSLGGFVKAIDIHF; translated from the coding sequence ATGAGCAAGACGAAGATTCCTAAAAACGTGAGTACCCTGCTTTGGGTTAAGGCCGGTGGGAGATGTCAGTACGAAGGATGCAATATCCCTCTTTGGCGCGACGAAGTAACAAAGGTCGCGTTCAATACCTCCTACATCGCCCACATTATAGCCGATGAACCGGGAGGCCCTCGCGGAGACCCCACGTTGTCGCTCCAATTGGCAAATCACATCAGTAATCTTATGTTGCTGTGTGACCAACACCATCGTATGATTGACAAGGAGGATGTATCTGGGCATCCCATCGACCGGCTAATAGAGATGAAGCGGAAACACGAGGAGCGAATTGAAATCCTGACAGGTATCCAGCCGGACAAAGCAAGTCATATCGTCCTCTTTGGCGCAAACGTAGGCGCTCATTCGCCTCTGCTGAATTATCAGACTGCATCTGCCGCGATGTACCCGGAGTGGTATCCCGCGAGTGATAAACCGACCCTCCTTTCCCTGGTTAATTCCTTAGAAAAAGACAGCTCGCCAAATTACTGGCCCATGCAGCTTCAACATCTGCAAAGCCAGGTGAATGGCACCTTGCGTCCTTTGATTCGGAGCAACGATGTTCGTCATTTGTCGGTGTTCGCATTGGCGCCACAGCCGCTGTTGATTCAGCTGGGAGTGCTGTTAAATGACATTTTGCCGATGACCGTGTACCAAAAACACCGAGAGCCTGACTCCTGGCGCTGGCAAGAAGGAGACAACATCACCTACTCCATCCGAGATATCCGACGCAATCCAGCAAAAGTCGCGCTCAATTTCTCCCTGAGCGCAACCGTGGCCAATGACCGCATCGAAAAAGTCCTGGGACAAGATTGCACGATCTACACTTTCACGCACGAACATCCGAACAATGATTTTTTGAAGACCCGGCAACGTCTCGGCTCTTTTCGGGTGCAAATGCGGCGCCTTTTCGATAAAATCAAAGCGGAACATGGTCATGATACGGTATTACACGTGTTTCCGGCGATACCTGTCGCGGCAGCCGTCGAGTTTGGCAGAATCTGGATGCCGAAGGCGGATATGCGAATGACCATTTACGATGAAAACAAGAGTTTAGGAGGGTTTGTCAAAGCCATCGACATTCATTTTTAA
- a CDS encoding HEPN domain-containing protein, protein MQKSIAQQFLEIARKDLNAARLLRENGEFPMAIFALQQSVEKTMKALGLEGAMVSFDELASGQIGHKAYRIFRAGAQQMSKKVQSVLVQLETDPSALDFLPISKKAFQQYHLQLKTQEGKIGSLQSADYAELDAAELAELFKSFEEAAKISLDVPPEDFQKQMIAWFQGVAQNKVKSPINPDEMVAFCSNLDNVKLLLNALDKVVRIEIWAASILFPLSIITTAHEAGSRYPCAHCGHHPPDYYRPGLPLVDSLEKLMEWQSKCLDVMAEFI, encoded by the coding sequence ATGCAAAAATCTATTGCTCAACAGTTTCTGGAAATTGCCCGTAAGGATTTGAACGCCGCCAGGCTGCTCCGTGAAAATGGCGAGTTTCCAATGGCAATTTTTGCCTTGCAACAATCCGTCGAGAAAACAATGAAGGCGCTGGGATTAGAAGGTGCGATGGTATCCTTCGACGAGTTGGCGAGTGGTCAGATCGGTCATAAGGCTTATCGTATTTTCCGGGCAGGCGCCCAGCAAATGTCCAAAAAGGTGCAATCTGTTCTGGTTCAATTGGAAACTGACCCTTCGGCGCTCGATTTTCTGCCTATATCCAAAAAAGCGTTCCAGCAATATCATCTGCAATTAAAAACTCAGGAAGGAAAAATTGGCAGCTTGCAATCGGCTGACTATGCAGAACTGGATGCAGCAGAGCTTGCCGAACTTTTCAAATCGTTCGAAGAGGCCGCAAAGATTTCGCTTGACGTCCCACCCGAAGATTTTCAAAAACAGATGATCGCGTGGTTTCAGGGTGTTGCACAAAACAAGGTGAAAAGCCCGATTAACCCCGACGAAATGGTAGCTTTTTGCAGTAATCTGGACAACGTAAAGTTGCTGCTCAATGCCCTGGACAAAGTCGTTCGTATCGAAATATGGGCTGCGAGCATCTTGTTTCCGCTTTCTATCATTACGACCGCCCATGAAGCAGGCTCGCGGTACCCATGCGCGCATTGCGGGCATCATCCCCCAGACTACTACCGACCGGGGTTGCCGTTGGTGGATAGTTTGGAAAAATTGATGGAATGGCAAAGCAAGTGCCTGGATGTCATGGCTGAATTCATTTAA
- a CDS encoding DUF3703 domain-containing protein has product MKLYWTMPKGIKEHYRRELELYETEFAQRHLQQAWRHLERAHILAQSWPREHSYVHWRMLRFGFFIKSPKEVLGQITRLVFGGVKSFVGKIPVGNTGGANVPPLQPMEIPGDLDTILKSHKV; this is encoded by the coding sequence ATGAAACTCTACTGGACCATGCCGAAAGGCATCAAAGAACACTACCGGCGCGAACTGGAACTGTACGAAACCGAGTTTGCGCAGCGCCACCTGCAACAGGCGTGGCGCCACCTCGAACGCGCCCACATTCTGGCGCAGTCCTGGCCGCGCGAACATTCCTACGTGCATTGGCGGATGTTGCGTTTCGGCTTTTTTATCAAAAGCCCGAAAGAGGTGCTCGGCCAAATCACGCGGCTCGTATTCGGCGGGGTGAAATCCTTTGTGGGCAAAATCCCCGTTGGCAACACGGGCGGGGCGAATGTGCCGCCGTTGCAACCGATGGAGATACCGGGGGATTTAGACACGATATTGAAGTCTCATAAGGTGTAA
- the cadA gene encoding cadmium-translocating P-type ATPase: protein MQKEITPHVHTYDAQGRQLCCTLEEKIEAKTAQPLVAEHTDDDGHDHEGEAVHSPWREYLPSIISFVLLLGGITLDEYIQPGFFTGWVRLVWYLAAYLPVGLPVLKEAVQAIGKGEFFTEFLLMSIATVGAFAIGEYPEGVAVMLFYAVGELFQTAAVRRAKSNIKALLDVRPDWALVLRDGNFVGAKPDTVQVGDTIRVRPGDRVPLDGALLSAQGSFDTAALTGESKPRTLAAGEPALAGMISLDSVVEIRVSKPFGESSIARILEMVQNATARKAPTELFIRKFAKIYTPIVVLLAALLVIVPYFVAPDYSFDTWLYRALIFLVISCPCALVISIPLGYFGGIGAASRNGILFKGSNFLDLMTKVNTVVMDKTGTLTRGVFKVQNVAPHPTLPNGEGYLLRLAAALEQHSTHPVGKALIAHADELKIDWQKAVVADVQEIAGHGLSGTVDGKAVLVGNTKLLQKFSIPYPAELDSEVDTIAVVAVGGKYAGFITIADEIKPDAQQTVAGLYRAGVRELVMLSGDKDAVVQKVIAALGIEQGFGDLLPEGKVEKVEALKRDNPARVIAFVGDGINDAPVLAVSDVGIAMGGLGSDAAIETADVVIQTDQPSKVATAISIGRATKRVVWQNIGLAFGVKVIVLILGAGGLATMWEAVFADVGVALLAILNAVRVQRMNF, encoded by the coding sequence ATGCAAAAAGAAATCACCCCCCACGTCCACACTTACGACGCGCAAGGCCGTCAACTCTGCTGCACCCTCGAAGAAAAAATCGAGGCTAAAACCGCCCAGCCTCTCGTCGCCGAACATACTGACGACGACGGCCATGACCACGAGGGCGAAGCCGTGCATAGCCCTTGGCGCGAATACCTGCCCTCCATCATCAGTTTTGTGCTGCTGCTTGGCGGTATCACGCTGGACGAGTACATCCAGCCGGGGTTTTTCACCGGCTGGGTACGCTTGGTTTGGTATCTGGCAGCCTATCTCCCCGTCGGTTTACCCGTGCTGAAAGAGGCGGTGCAGGCCATCGGGAAAGGCGAATTTTTCACCGAATTTCTGCTGATGAGCATTGCCACGGTCGGCGCCTTCGCCATCGGCGAATACCCGGAAGGCGTGGCCGTGATGCTGTTCTACGCCGTGGGCGAATTGTTCCAGACGGCGGCGGTGCGCCGCGCCAAAAGCAACATCAAAGCCCTGCTCGACGTGCGGCCCGATTGGGCCCTCGTGCTGCGCGACGGCAATTTTGTGGGCGCCAAACCCGACACCGTACAGGTGGGCGACACCATCCGCGTCCGTCCCGGCGACCGGGTACCGCTCGATGGCGCGCTACTGAGCGCGCAGGGCAGTTTTGATACCGCCGCGCTCACGGGCGAAAGCAAACCCCGCACCCTCGCGGCAGGCGAACCGGCATTGGCCGGCATGATCAGCCTCGACAGCGTGGTGGAAATCCGCGTGAGCAAACCTTTCGGCGAAAGCAGTATCGCCCGCATCCTCGAAATGGTGCAAAACGCTACCGCCCGCAAAGCACCAACAGAGTTGTTTATCCGCAAGTTCGCCAAGATTTACACCCCGATTGTGGTATTGCTGGCCGCGCTGCTCGTCATCGTGCCTTATTTCGTTGCGCCGGATTATTCGTTCGACACCTGGCTGTATCGCGCCCTGATTTTCTTAGTCATTTCCTGCCCTTGCGCGCTGGTGATTTCAATTCCGCTGGGCTACTTCGGTGGTATCGGGGCGGCGTCGCGCAACGGGATTTTGTTTAAAGGCTCGAATTTTCTCGACCTGATGACCAAGGTGAACACGGTGGTGATGGACAAAACCGGGACGCTGACGCGCGGCGTGTTCAAAGTGCAAAACGTGGCGCCCCACCCAACCCTCCCCAACGGGGAGGGCTATTTGCTTCGACTCGCCGCCGCACTCGAACAGCACTCCACACACCCGGTCGGAAAGGCGTTGATTGCTCACGCCGACGAACTTAAAATTGACTGGCAAAAAGCCGTTGTCGCCGACGTGCAGGAAATCGCCGGACACGGATTGAGCGGCACGGTGGACGGCAAGGCCGTGTTGGTGGGCAATACCAAACTGCTGCAAAAATTCAGCATCCCCTACCCTGCCGAACTTGACTCGGAAGTGGATACGATTGCGGTGGTGGCCGTCGGCGGGAAGTACGCGGGCTTCATTACCATCGCCGACGAAATCAAGCCCGATGCGCAGCAGACGGTGGCCGGGCTCTATCGTGCCGGGGTGCGCGAATTGGTGATGCTTTCCGGCGACAAGGACGCGGTGGTGCAGAAGGTCATCGCCGCGCTCGGCATCGAGCAAGGTTTTGGCGATTTGCTGCCGGAAGGGAAAGTAGAAAAAGTGGAGGCCTTGAAACGCGACAATCCCGCCCGCGTCATCGCTTTCGTAGGGGATGGCATCAATGACGCGCCCGTGCTGGCGGTCTCGGATGTGGGTATTGCGATGGGCGGCCTCGGTTCCGATGCGGCCATCGAAACCGCCGACGTGGTGATCCAGACTGACCAGCCTTCCAAAGTGGCGACGGCTATCAGCATCGGCAGGGCCACGAAGCGCGTAGTGTGGCAAAACATCGGCTTGGCTTTCGGAGTCAAGGTCATCGTGCTGATACTCGGCGCGGGCGGCCTGGCGACCATGTGGGAGGCGGTGTTCGCGGATGTGGGGGTGGCGTTGCTGGCGATTTTGAACGCGGTAAGGGTGCAGCGTATGAATTTTTAA
- a CDS encoding agmatine deiminase family protein gives MKKILYLLCSLLAFSQTAFAQNDPLPRGFSVEELGWLSANKPAPGTLSGITTPPPAPVRAAAEWEEMQAIVVTWTSFKPILAQIVNAAKNECRVLVITNDIATCQSELSGYGVDWQTGGNVEFKVAPYNSIWIRDYGANPIYLNGVDSLALVDWIYNRPRPKDDTIPSVVGAYFGYPVYSTTVAPYDLAHPGGNNFSDGMGTNFSSKLVLEENGINNMWGTSNHTEEGVDSIMRRFYGIDRYVKFDVLPYDGIHHIDMHMKLLNEETLLVGEYPEGVIDRDQIEANIQYLLANYTTPFGTTYKVVRIAMPPDGGVYPSQGAPLRTFVNSFIVNKTVLLPQYEVQYDTTAIRIWQKNMPGYNIVGINCNAIIPLGGAIHCIVKEVGVADPLLIQHKQVESFVDTNPPAYEVKTWIRHRSGIAGAEVFYTTDTASGYQSVPMTLTDPTTHLWTGWIPQQPYGSTVRYYLHATANSGKQQVRPLPAPEGFFDFNIRLSVGTDEATGAPQLLRIFPNPAGAITCVPVFSENGASASIEITDILGRTVASVFNGTLPAGESKYFFRADLLEPGTYFVTLHGPQGRQVQKVFVRR, from the coding sequence ATGAAAAAGATTCTCTACCTACTCTGTTCATTACTGGCGTTCAGCCAGACCGCATTTGCCCAAAACGACCCGCTCCCAAGAGGCTTTTCCGTCGAAGAACTCGGCTGGCTTTCAGCCAACAAACCCGCGCCCGGCACACTCTCCGGCATCACCACGCCGCCGCCCGCACCCGTGCGGGCGGCGGCCGAATGGGAAGAAATGCAAGCCATTGTGGTCACATGGACAAGTTTCAAACCCATATTGGCGCAAATCGTCAACGCGGCCAAAAACGAATGCCGGGTGTTGGTCATCACCAACGACATCGCCACCTGCCAGTCGGAACTGAGCGGTTACGGTGTGGACTGGCAGACAGGCGGCAACGTCGAGTTCAAAGTCGCTCCGTACAACAGCATCTGGATTCGGGACTACGGTGCTAACCCGATTTATCTCAACGGGGTGGACTCGCTGGCGCTGGTGGACTGGATTTACAACCGCCCACGCCCGAAAGACGACACGATTCCGAGTGTCGTGGGCGCGTATTTCGGCTACCCCGTCTATTCTACCACTGTCGCGCCATACGACTTGGCACACCCCGGCGGCAACAACTTTTCGGACGGCATGGGGACGAATTTTTCGAGCAAACTCGTGTTGGAAGAAAATGGCATCAATAATATGTGGGGTACGAGCAACCACACCGAGGAAGGCGTGGACAGCATCATGCGCCGCTTCTACGGCATTGACCGCTATGTGAAATTCGATGTGCTGCCTTACGACGGCATCCACCACATTGATATGCACATGAAGTTGCTCAACGAGGAAACTTTGCTCGTGGGCGAATACCCGGAGGGCGTGATTGACCGCGACCAAATCGAGGCCAATATCCAGTACCTGCTCGCCAACTACACCACACCTTTCGGTACGACGTACAAAGTGGTGCGCATCGCGATGCCGCCCGACGGTGGCGTTTACCCAAGTCAGGGCGCACCGTTGCGCACCTTCGTCAATTCTTTTATCGTGAACAAAACCGTGCTGCTGCCGCAGTACGAAGTGCAATACGACACCACCGCCATCCGCATTTGGCAGAAAAATATGCCAGGCTACAACATAGTGGGCATCAACTGCAACGCTATTATCCCGCTCGGCGGGGCGATTCACTGCATCGTAAAAGAAGTGGGCGTGGCTGACCCCTTGCTGATTCAGCACAAACAAGTAGAAAGTTTTGTGGACACTAACCCGCCCGCTTACGAGGTCAAAACGTGGATACGGCATCGCAGCGGCATCGCCGGGGCCGAGGTGTTTTACACGACCGACACCGCAAGCGGCTACCAGTCTGTGCCGATGACGCTGACCGACCCGACGACCCATCTGTGGACGGGTTGGATTCCGCAACAACCCTACGGCTCTACGGTGCGCTACTACCTCCATGCGACGGCGAACTCCGGCAAACAACAAGTGAGGCCGTTGCCCGCGCCGGAAGGTTTTTTTGATTTCAACATTCGGCTGAGCGTGGGCACCGACGAAGCAACGGGTGCACCTCAATTGCTCCGTATTTTCCCAAACCCGGCCGGCGCGATTACCTGTGTGCCGGTTTTCAGCGAAAACGGCGCATCGGCGAGCATCGAAATCACCGACATATTGGGTCGGACGGTGGCGAGCGTATTCAACGGCACGCTCCCGGCAGGCGAGTCCAAATATTTCTTCCGGGCCGATTTACTGGAACCGGGGACGTATTTCGTGACGCTGCACGGCCCGCAAGGGCGGCAGGTGCAAAAAGTCTTTGTGAGACGTTGA
- a CDS encoding efflux RND transporter periplasmic adaptor subunit, which yields MKFLHHIIFAATLGGILLLAACGGKKAEGEAITEEHEHHEGEALEVVLTSDQYKIAGIETGKVETRPLSGMVKVNGVLDVPPQNLVSISAPAPGFLKKSDLLQGTRVRKGEVIAVLYNPEFITEQQTYLETRQELIAAHGQLEYAEAEYKRQEELARENVNAGKTLQAAKAEYTTLKAKIAGLEAKTGGQRARLKLLGIDPDRLSPDNFQSEISLHSPTNGFVTEVNVNAGKYVGSTEVMFKIADTEHLHAELTVFEKDILKLKVGQKVRFTLANETRERTATIYLFGREISPDRSIRVHCHLDKEDTALLPGMYFKATVETGASPVAALLESALVSSEGKDYIFVEEAEGPAKPEAHEHEKGEAAHNAEKEEHDHAEGESEMHAEHHFRMVEVKRGVVDGGWVEVLLPEDFDLANNRVVTKGAFYLLSASKAAAQGEEGHAH from the coding sequence ATGAAATTTCTGCATCATATCATATTCGCTGCGACACTCGGGGGCATTCTGTTGCTGGCCGCCTGCGGGGGTAAAAAAGCCGAAGGCGAAGCAATAACAGAAGAACACGAACACCATGAGGGCGAGGCTCTGGAAGTGGTACTCACGAGCGACCAATATAAAATCGCCGGCATCGAGACCGGCAAGGTGGAGACCCGCCCGCTCTCCGGCATGGTAAAAGTGAACGGGGTACTTGATGTGCCTCCGCAAAACCTCGTGAGCATCAGCGCGCCCGCGCCCGGTTTCCTGAAAAAATCGGACCTGCTGCAAGGCACACGGGTACGGAAAGGAGAAGTAATCGCCGTGTTGTACAACCCGGAATTCATCACCGAACAGCAGACATACCTCGAAACCCGGCAAGAACTCATCGCCGCGCACGGCCAATTGGAATACGCCGAGGCCGAGTACAAACGACAGGAGGAGCTCGCCCGCGAAAATGTGAATGCAGGCAAAACCCTGCAAGCCGCAAAAGCCGAATATACAACCCTAAAAGCCAAAATAGCAGGGCTGGAAGCCAAAACGGGCGGCCAACGGGCACGACTCAAACTGCTCGGCATTGACCCGGACCGCCTCTCGCCCGATAATTTTCAGAGCGAAATCAGCCTTCACTCGCCCACAAACGGCTTTGTGACGGAAGTGAACGTGAATGCGGGAAAGTATGTCGGAAGTACGGAAGTAATGTTCAAAATAGCCGACACGGAGCATTTGCACGCCGAACTGACGGTATTCGAGAAAGACATTCTGAAACTCAAAGTCGGGCAAAAAGTCCGTTTCACCTTGGCTAACGAAACAAGGGAGCGTACGGCAACCATTTACCTTTTTGGACGCGAGATAAGCCCCGACCGCAGCATCCGGGTACATTGCCATTTGGACAAGGAAGACACCGCATTGTTGCCAGGTATGTACTTCAAAGCAACCGTAGAAACGGGCGCCAGCCCCGTCGCTGCATTGTTGGAATCAGCCCTTGTGAGCAGTGAGGGTAAGGATTACATTTTCGTGGAAGAAGCGGAAGGCCCCGCCAAACCCGAGGCACATGAACATGAAAAAGGTGAAGCGGCCCACAATGCCGAAAAAGAAGAACACGACCACGCCGAAGGAGAAAGTGAAATGCACGCGGAACATCATTTCCGAATGGTGGAAGTAAAACGCGGTGTGGTGGACGGCGGTTGGGTCGAAGTATTGTTACCTGAGGATTTTGATTTGGCAAACAACCGGGTCGTGACCAAGGGCGCTTTTTACTTGTTGTCGGCCTCCAAAGCGGCGGCACAGGGAGAAGAAGGCCACGCGCACTGA